One Oryza brachyantha chromosome 3, ObraRS2, whole genome shotgun sequence DNA segment encodes these proteins:
- the LOC102715289 gene encoding uncharacterized protein LOC102715289, protein MYLYPTSGAGACVCDVDLAMALDSWLTKVRSAIASPRTPPSNKAPHVGILAFEVASLMSKLLHIWRALGDAALARLRHDLINLDGVRKVVSDHDAVLLGLASAELADALRLASRSVAALAARCADPSLREFADAFAEFADTGRDPHRWVATWKEMDTRAHKMEKQVAATTALRRAMEELADAEHGLRKLLQSGGAGCHRRSLSASKISVAAEQQQLIFAKKQEVKHLKQTSLWACTVDAVVSSLARAAFTILARIKFVFGAGHDHRPTPLHRSLTLSSAVHPSADTQSPPPLSRKSMSMEEALFMKRRGFLEYSSAALVPPPGTLGAAALAPRYAGLIISIERMARSPRLVGPEERDELYGMLTASVRAQLRARLRGAVAEADTGLAGQWRAALSGILEWLAPMAHATVRWQAERSLEQRKTTTETAGAGRGGVLLLQTLQLADRGKVEAAVAELLVGLNYIWRFEKEMSCRALFAMHAVTGAGAGGEVELAASGNGTVIP, encoded by the exons ATGTATCTGTATCCAACATCAGGTGCAGGTGCATGCGTATGTGATGTAGAT TTGGCCATGGCCCTGGACTCATGGCTCACCAAGGTCCGCTCCGCCATCGCCTCCCCCCGGACGCCACCCTCCAACAAGGCCCCCCACGTCGGCATCCTCGCCTTCGAGGTCGCCAGCCTCATGTCCAAGCTCCTCCACATCTGGCGCGCCCTCGGTGACGCCGCCCtcgcccgcctccgccacgACCTCATCAACCTCGACGGAGTACGCAAGGTCGTCTCCGACCAcgacgccgtcctcctcggcctcgccTCTGCTGAACTAGCCGACGCGCTGCGCCTCGCCTCCCGCTCTGTCGCCGCGTTGGCCGCGCGCTGCGCGGATCCATCCCTCCGCGAGTTCGCTGACGCCTTCGCGGAGTTCGCCGACACTGGCCGTGACCCACACCGTTGGGTGGCCACATGGAAGGAGATGGACACGAGGGCGCACAAGATGGAGAAGCaagtcgccgccaccaccgcgctTCGGAGAGCCATGGAAGAGCTGGCCGACGCCGAGCACGGCCTCCGCAAGCTCCTccagagcggcggcgccggatgCCATCGCCGTAGCCTGTCGGCGAGCAAGATCTCGGTGGCggccgagcagcagcagctcataTTCGCCAAGAAGCAGGAGGTGAAGCACCTCAAGCAGACCTCCCTCTGGGCCTGcaccgtcgacgccgtcgtctcctCGCTCGCGCGGGCGGCATTCACCATCCTCGCGCGCATCAAGTTCGTCTTCGGCGCCGGCCACGATCACCGGCCGACGCCACTTCACCGGAGCCTCACGCTCTCCTCGGCTGTCCACCCGTCCGCCGACACTCAGTCCCCGCCGCCGTTGTCGCGGAAGTCGATGTCAATGGAGGAGGCGCTGTTCATGAAACGGCGCGGGTTCTTGGAGTACAGCTCTGCGGCGCTGGTGCCCCCGCCGGGGACGCTGGGCGCGGCCGCGCTGGCGCCGCGCTACGCCGGACTGATCATCTCGATCGAGAGGATGGCACGGTCGCCGCGGCTGGTGGGGCCGGAGGAGCGCGACGAGCTGTACGGCATGCTGACCGCCAGCGTGCGCGCGCAGCTTCGCGCGAGGCTGCGtggcgcggtggcggaggccgACACGGGGCTCGCGGGGCAGTGGCGCGCGGCGCTGAGCGGGATCTTGGAGTGGCTGGCACCGATGGCGCACGCGACGGTGCGGTGGCAGGCGGAGCGCAGCTTGGAGcagaggaagacgacgacggagaCAGCCGGGGCCGGGAGGGGcggcgtgctgctgctgcagacgCTGCAATTGGCGGACCGCGGcaaggtggaggcggcggtggcggagctcCTGGTGGGGCTCAACTACATCTGGCGGTTCGAGAAGGAGATGAGCTGCCGTGCGCTGTTCGCCATGCACGCTGTCActggtgccggcgccggcggcgaggttgaGCTCGCCGCAAGTGGCAATGGAACAGTAATACCATAG
- the LOC102715005 gene encoding transducin beta-like protein 2 yields the protein MAMAMAMAILLSILLGAAIALLFFLSRRNRPSPAPVPAPDRPKKVRPSNPPKKRYASASASADKDAAKKQHHLVVNTLRGHTDSVTTLHFSDDGCNLATACADGAVRVFRVDDVSSKSFKILRINLPAGAHPTAIAFSEGASSVVVAAQALLGSSLYMYADVGAPPAGGSKQQGKLSPPEIKWEHHKIHGKESVLNLAAARATYGTGDRSTILISCSEATDIKVWHGKSGKELGTVDTNQLKNNMADISPNGRFIAAAAFTADVKLWEIVYSKDSSVKEVTRVMQLKGHKSAVTCLCFAPNSEQIITASKDGTIRVWNINVRYQLDEDPKTLRVLAIPLHDSKGSVCQYDHMSVSPDGKVLATTSGSTLQWLCVETGAVLDTAEKAHEGDITGIAWAPRTIPNGGVPAFVLATAGVDKKVKLWLAPKVIST from the exons atggcgatggcgatggcgatggcgatcctcctctccatcctcttgggcgccgccatcgccctcctcttcttcctctctcgcCGCAACCGCCCCTCTCCGGCCCCCGTCCCCGCCCCAGACCGCCCTAAGAAAGTCCGACCCTCCAACCCACCTAAGAAGCGAtacgcctccgcctccgcctccgccgacaag GATGCTGCGAAAAAGCAACACCATCTTGTTGTCAATACTTTGAGGGGCCATACTGATTCCGTCACCACACTTCATTTCTCTGATGATGGCTGCAACCTAGCCACCG CATGTGCAGATGGAGCTGTGAGAGTATTCAGGGTTGATGATGTCTCAAGCAAGAGCTTTAA AATTCTGAGGATAAACTTGCCCGCCGGGGCACACCCTACAGCTATTGCTTTCTCAGAAGGGGCATCATCAGTTGTTGTGGCAGCACAAGCACTTCTGGGCTCATCTCTCTATATGTATGCTGATGTTGGTGCTCCTCCAGCTGGGGGGAGCAAACAACAGGGCAAGCTTTCTCCCCCTGAGATAAAGTGGGAACACCATAAGATTCATGGCAAGGAATCGGTGTTGAATCTTGCGGCAGCTCGTGCAACCTATGGGACTGGTGATCGCAGCACAATATTGATTTCTTGCTCCGAAG CAACTGATATTAAAGTTTGGCATGGGAAAAGTGGAAAGGAGTTGGGAACAGTTGACACCAatcaattgaaaaataatatggctGACATATCCCCGAATGGCCGCTTCATAGCTGCAGCAGCTTTTACAGCTGATGTCAAG CTGTGGGAGATTGTTTATTCAAAGGACAGTTCTGTGAAGGAGGTCACTAGAGTTATGCAACTTAAAGGTCACAAG AGTGCTGTTACTTGCCTGTGTTTTGCCCCGAATTCTGAGCAGATTATTACTGCTTCGAAGGATGGTACAATTCGAGTATGGAACATTAATG TAAGGTATCAACTTGATGAGGACCCAAAAACCTTGAGAGTTTTGGCAATTCCACTACATGATTCAAAAGGTTCTGTTTGCCAGTATGATCACATGAGTGTATCTCCTGATGGGAAAGTTCTAGCTACAACAAGTGGATCAACGTTGCAATGGTTATGTGTGGAAACTGGTGCAGTTCTTGATACAGCTGAGAAAGCACATGAAG GTGATATAACTGGCATTGCCTGGGCACCACGAACAATTCCAAATG GTGGAGTTCCTGCTTTTGTTTTAGCGACTGCTGGAGTGGACAAAAAGGTGAAACTGTGGTTAGCTCCTAAGGTTATTTCAACTTGA
- the LOC102715565 gene encoding uncharacterized protein LOC102715565, with the protein MAPPPCCCLPSPTVAPGKEKRIIARREFVLRSSELATLAAIFHFSGSKPRYLGVQKTPPSLALCPATNNCVSTSEDITDSNHYAPPWNYNPKDNKPISKDEAMKQLIQVVMETRPDNFSPRLVEKTDDYVRVEYESPIFGFVDDVEFWFPPGNKSIVQYRSASRSGFIDFNANKKRIKALRLALEKKGWTSESTI; encoded by the exons atggcgccgccgccgtgctgttGCCTCCCCTCGCCGACTGTCGCCCCCGGAAAGGAGAAGAGAATTATTGCCCGAAG AGAGTTTGTGCTGAGGAGCAGTGAGCTCGCCACTCTGGCTGCCATCTTCCACTTCAG TGGCAGCAAACCGAGGTACCTGGGCGTGCAGAAGACTCCTCCATCTCTGGCGTTGTGCCCTGCCACCAACAATTGCGTCTCCACTTCTGAGGATATCACTGACTCTAATCACTATGCTCCCCCATG gaACTACAATCCTAAAGATAATAAACCCATCAGCAAGGATGAAGCCATGAAACAGCTCATTCAAGTC GTGATGGAAACAAGGCCTGACAACTTCAGTCCTCGCCTAGTAGAGAAAACTGACGACTATGTTCGAGTTGAATACGAGAGTCCTATATTCGGG TTTGTAGATGATGTGGAGTTCTGGTTCCCTCCTGGCAACAAATCGATTGTTCAGTACCGATCAGCATCTCGCTCAGGATTTATTGACTTCAACGCCAACAAGAAAAGAATCAAG GCGCTGAGGTTGGCATTGGAGAAAAAAGGCTGGACTTCAGAAAGCACCATCTGA
- the LOC102715841 gene encoding protein DETOXIFICATION 56-like: MATPPSHDTKTWPESVAIEFRAQRGIALPLIAMNLTWFAKLAVTTAFLGRLGDLQLAAGTLGFSFANVTGFAVLTGLCNAMDPICGQAHGASNAKLLRKTLLMATILLLAASIPIAFLWLHVDAVLRRFGQQPDITANARTYVVCLLPDLAVTSFLSPLKSYLSAQGITLPTLFSSALALALHVPLTMWMARTKGIQGVASAVWISDLAVAVMLAAYVLASERLRKAAAGGWLEQTTGDWLRLLRLAVPSCLNTCLEWWCYEILVLLTGRLPDARRMVGVMAVTLNFDYLLFAGMLSLSVSASVRVSNELGAGEAGAARRAGMVSIVGGAVGGVAGGVAMVALRRPWGCIYSGEAGVREGVSSAMKVMAVLEVVNFPLNVCGGIVRGTARPAVGMYAVLGGFYVVALPVAVALAFKARLGIDGLLLGFLLGAALSLAVLLTVIARMDWAAEADKARRRVHATATTTAATGDAC; the protein is encoded by the coding sequence AtggccacgccgccgtcgcatgACACCAAGACGTGGCCGGAGTCGGTGGCCATCGAGTTTCGAGCGCAGCGCGGCATCGCGCTCCCTCTCATCGCCATGAACCTCACATGGTTCGCCAAGCtggccgtcaccaccgcctTCCTCGGCCGCCTCGGCGACctccagctcgccgccggcacccTCGGCTTCAGCTTCGCCAATGTCACGGGCTTCGCCGTCCTCACCGGCCTCTGCAACGCCATGGACCCCATCTGCGGCCAGGCGCACGGCGCCAGCAACGCCAAGCTCCTCCGCAAGACTCTGCTCATGGCCACCATCCtgctgctcgccgcctccaTCCCCATCGCCTTCCTCTGGCTGCACGTcgacgccgtcctccgccgcttcGGCCAGCAGCCCGACATCACCGCCAACGCCCGCACCTACGTCGTCTGCCTCCTCCCGGACCTCGCCGTCACCTCCTTCCTCAGCCCGCTCAAGTCCTACCTCAGCGCGCAGGGGATCACGCTCCCCACGCTCTTCAGCTCcgccctcgcgctcgcgctccaCGTTCCCCTCACCATGTGGATGGCCAGGACCAAGGGCATCCAGGGCGTCGCCTCTGCCGTCTGGATCAGCGAcctggccgtcgccgtcatgcTCGCCGCCTACGTGCTGGCCTCGGAGCGGCTGCGCAAGGCGGCCGCCGGAGGATGGCTGGAGCAAACGACGGGCGACTGGCTGCGGCTCCTGCGGCTGGCCGTGCCGAGCTGCCTGAACACGTGCCTGGAGTGGTGGTGCTACGAGATCCTGGTCCTACTGACGGGACGCCTCCCGGACGCACGGCGCATGGTGGGGGTGATGGCGGTGACGCTCAACTTCGACTACCTGCTGTTCGCGGGCATGCTGTCCCTGTCGGTGAGCGCGTCGGTGCGCGTGTCGAACGAGCTCGGGGCGGgcgaggcgggggcggcgcggcgcgcgggcaTGGTGTCGATCGTGGGCGGGGCGGTGGGCGGCGTGGCGGGAGGGGTGGCGATGGTGGCTTTGCGGCGGCCGTGGGGGTGCATATACAGCGGCGAGGCGGGCGTGCGGGAGGGGGTGAGCAGCGCGATGAAGGTGATGGCGGTGCTGGAGGTGGTGAACTTCCCGCTGAACGTATGCGGAGGGATTGTGCGGGggacggcgaggccggcggTGGGCATGTACGCGGTGCTCGGCGGCTTCTACGTGGTGGCGCTGCCGGTGGCCGTCGCGCTGGCCTTCAAGGCCAGGCTTGGCATCGACGGCCTCCTGCTGGGCTTCCTGCTCGGAGCGGCGCTCAGCTTGGCGGTGCTGCTCACCGTCATCGCGCGCATGGATTGGGCGGCCGAGGCCGACAAGGCGCGGAGGAGGGTccacgccaccgccaccaccaccgctgcCACCGGCGACGCCtgttaa